A window from Brachionichthys hirsutus isolate HB-005 chromosome 4, CSIRO-AGI_Bhir_v1, whole genome shotgun sequence encodes these proteins:
- the fzd10 gene encoding frizzled-10 → MCPPVPSLASVLLVLWSGGAAIGSVDPDWSGEGRCQQISIPQCRDIGYNMTRMPNLMGHDDQKEAAMELQEFATLIQFGCHNHLKFFLCSLYAPMCTEQVSNPIPACRVMCEQVKVKCSPILEQFKFPWPESLDCSRLPTKNDPNNLCMEAPNNGSDEPPKVSHTQPPDYRRPLGGQDLLLKDTGTKQACGNPGKFHFVEKSESCAPKCYPKVDVYWSQGDKQFSLVWMAVWSILCFVSSAFTVLTFLIDPQRFRYPERPIIFLSMSYCVYSVGYLVRLFVGADRIACDRDNGVQYVIQEGLESTGCTIVFLILYYFGMASSLWWVILTLTWFLAAGKKWGHEAIEANSSYFHLAAWAIPAVKTITILVMRKVAGDELTGVCYVGSMDVKALTGFVLIPLSCYLIIGTSFLLSGFVALFHIRKVMKTEGENTDKLEKLMVRIGVFSVLYTVPATCVIACYFYERLNMDYWRVLAGGQKCVDGRGPESDECVMKASIPAVEVFMLKVFMLLVVGITSGVWIWTSKTLQSWQNVFSRKLKKRTRRKAASVFTSSRPYIKPHPHLKGHGATYAPTRPPPACV, encoded by the coding sequence ATGTGTCCCCCTGTCCCGAGCCTCGCCTCTGTGCTGCTGGTCCTGTGGAGCGGGGGCGCGGCCATCGGCTCCGTGGACCCGGACTGGTCCGGGGAGGGCCGGTGTCAGCAGATCAGCATCCCCCAGTGCAGAGACATCGGCTACAACATGACCCGAATGCCGAACCTCATGGGACACGACGACCAGAAGGAGGCGGCCATGGAGCTGCAGGAGTTCGCCACGCTGATCCAGTTCGGATGCCACAACCACCTCAAGTTCTTCCTGTGCTCCCTCTACGCCCCCATGTGCACGGAGCAAGTGTCCAACCCCATCCCGGCGTGTCGCGTCATGTGTGAGCAGGTCAAGGTGAAGTGCTCCCCGATCCTGGAGCAGTTCAAGTTCCCCTGGCCCGAGTCCCTGGACTGCTCCCGCCTGCCGACCAAGAACGACCCCAACAACCTCTGCATGGAGGCGCCCAACAACGGCTCGGACGAGCCCCCCAAGGTGTCCCACACTCAGCCCCCGGACTACAGGCGGCCCCTGGGCGGACAGGACCTGCTCCTGAAGGACACCGGCACCAAGCAGGCCTGCGGCAACCCAGGCAAGTTCCACTTTGTGGAGAAGAGCGAGTCCTGCGCCCCTAAATGTTACCCCAAGGTGGACGTGTACTGGAGCCAGGGGGACAAGCAGTTCTCTCTGGTGTGGATGGCCGTCTGGTCCATCCTCTGCTTCGTCTCCAGCGCCTTCACCGTCCTCACCTTCCTCATCGACCCGCAGAGGTTCAGGTACCCCGAGAGGCCCATCATCTTCCTGTCCATGTCCTACTGCGTCTACTCTGTGGGCTACCTCGTCAGGCTCTTCGTGGGCGCCGACAGAATAGCCTGCGACCGAGACAACGGGGTCCAGTACGTGATCCAGGAGGGTCTGGAGAGCACCGGCTGCACCATCGTGTTCCTCATCCTCTATTATTTCGGCATGGCCAGCTCCCTCTGGTGGGTCATCCTGACCCTCACCTGGTTCCTGGCCGCAGGGAAGAAGTGGGGCCACGAGGCCATCGAAGCCAACAGCAGCTACTTCCACCTGGCGGCGTGGGCCATCCCGGCCGTGAAGACCATCACCATCCTGGTGATGAGGAAGGTGGCGGGGGACGAGCTGACGGGCGTGTGCTACGTGGGCAGCATGGACGTCAAGGCGCTCACCGGCTTCGTGCTCATCCCGCTCTCCTGCTACCTGATCATCGGCACTTCCTTCCTGCTCTCCGGCTTCGTGGCGCTCTTCCACATCCGGAAGGTGATGAAAACCGAGGGCGAGAACACGGACAAGCTGGAGAAGCTGATGGTTCGCATCGGGGTCTTCTCCGTCCTCTACACCGTCCCCGCCACCTGCGTCATCGCCTGCTACTTCTACGAGCGGCTCAACATGGACTACTGGCGCGTCCTGGCGGGGGGGCAGAAGTGCGTGGACGGCAGGGGGCCGGAGTCGGACGAGTGCGTGATGAAGGCGTCCATCCCCGCCGTGGAGGTCTTCATGCTGAAGGTCTTCATGCTGCTGGTGGTGGGCATCACCAGCGGCGTGTGGATCTGGACCTCAAAGACGCTGCAGTCGTGGCAGAACGTGttcagcaggaagctgaagaagaggacgaggaggaaggccGCCAGCGTGTTCACCAGCAGCAGGCCTTACATCAAGCCTCACCCCCACCTCAAAGGGCACGGCGCCACGTACGCGCcaacgcgcccccccccagcgtgtgtgtga